The DNA segment ATACAACCATTATTACCAGTGAATTTGTTAGAAAAAGTACAAAATATAAAAATATAGAGATAATTTCTGTTATCAGCGGTACTTCCTTTAATGTTATCTCCGGAAAAGCAGAAATTATTTTAGAAACTGATAACTTAAATAAAATAAAAAATTTAATAGAAGCTATTCTAGTTTATTACGGAGAAGAAACTACATACGATTTAACCTGTTTATAAAAAAATAGAAGTTACTTAATTTTTCTTAAGTAACTTCTATTCTTTAATTTAAAATCTTTTCTATTCTTTCTTGTAACTCTGGTACTACTTCTTCAAGAAACCAAGGATTATTATTATGCCATCGGAAATTTAGTGGTGATGGATGAACTATTGGAAAATACGTTGGTAAATATTTTTTATAGTTCTTAACTGTTTCTGTTAAGTTTTTTCCCTTCCCATCTTTTAAGTAGTAATCTTGAGCATATTTTCCTACTAAAATAATAAGTTCAACATCC comes from the Gemella morbillorum genome and includes:
- a CDS encoding amidohydrolase, which translates into the protein MEKYKLSIFGKGGHGAEPDEAIDTTIITSEFVRKSTKYKNIEIISVISGTSFNVISGKAEIILETDNLNKIKNLIEAILVYYGEETTYDLTCL